Within the Drosophila melanogaster chromosome 3R genome, the region GTCAAAGCAGGCAATAGGACCCTGAAATACTTCCGACCCATTTCGGTCAAGTATGGgtaaatatcaaatatcaAGCGTGATAGACAGGAGGCTATCTCATAGATTGAAGCATTGCCAACACCTGTCTATCATATACCCGTATACTTAAAGTGCCACTTTGGAAATTTTCGGTGTTTTACTGTTTATGTTAGCATAACATTCAAACAAAGAGATCTTTTCGTCCTTGATCTGCATTTATAGTGTAAAAGATGCAGAACAAGATAGAAAATTCTTTACTATTGAACTATTAAAGTTTAACCTATTTTCCTTGTATTAAAAAGTGTAAGAGCAACTATTACTCATCGTCAATTACCTCTATGTCATGCATTAGTTGCAATGTAGTGTTatcaacaaaacaaaaagaagggCAAAGAATTGCGCAGTTCATATTCTACAATATGTGCGCCTGAATGCCAAACTTTACATGGAAACAACCAATaagtgataaaaaaaaaaaaaactatagtTATTTGGAATGCCCATTTCCCTATTTCTCAGGATGCCACAAAACGGCTACGAAAATGGAGTCCCTGGCGGGAATCAGGCAAATGGGCACTACGACGAGGTCAAGCCCACCTATGCCCTGGAGCACTTGGCCACCTTTAAGCTGAAGAACGAGGCTGAGGTCAAGCAGCCGAAGGAGAAGATGAAGCTTCTGGTCGAATTGGAAAAGACCGGGGGCATTTGGCCGCACAAGATGTTCATGAGCTTCAATGGGCAGTGGCTGGTGATGCTGGACAGTGATATGAAGGAGATTGAGAACTTTCCGGGGAGCCTGATCACGGAGCCCACGGCTTTTATAAGCGATCATCCGCAGGAGTCATTCAACAATATCCTCATTTTCTCAGTGCCCGGAATCTCACTGGGCAATACCGAAATGCACATCTTCCAGGTGAGCAGCCACGATTTTTCAGCACTTTGAGATCTGTAATAATTAGATCATTAATAGGTGGCCGATGTCAGTTCCGTGCTCTTGGTTGAGGATCTAAAGACGGTGAGTTGAGTTGAATAAATAGATCCCCGATCTATATAATCCCAATACCACGATTTCTCAGCTAAGCAAGGGAACCCCTGTGACAGTGGATCGCAACAAGACGCCCATCCTGCTGCCCAAGCCGGAGAGGCCGCAGAACCAGCAGGCCAAGGATCAGTATGGAATAGCAGCTGCTGTGGCCGGAATAGCAGCCGAGAAGAATGCCATAGACAAGGAGCAGACCGAGAGGGATGTCCAGGTGATAAACCACTGCTTCGAGGACATCGAGCGGTTCATGGCCCGTCTTCATTATGCCGCCGAGGCGCTTAACGAGCTAAAGTTGCGCAAGGAACAGCATAATCCCCACGGTGAGGGACTTTTGGTCCTGAGATCGCGACCACCAATCGAGAGCGAGTTCCATGACATTTTGGCCAAGGCGAAACTGGCCCTTATATACTCCGTTCGGCTGCAGAACCAATTCACCAAGCCCGCCGATCCGGTGCACAATGTCTTCATATCGCTTAAATCCATCGTCACGGTTTGCAACGATATCTACGTGGATGCGGGTCTGCCGCAGGCGGTACTTAATCCCCTCCTGCGCCGTGAGACCATTGCCTTCCTCAATGGCACCCTCGACTCCAACGAGATGCAGCTGTGGCAGAGCCTCGGTCCCAACTGGACGGTTCCCAAGGATCAGTTCAAGGATCACAAGAGCTCTTATCATCCGATCTTCTACGACGATTGGTCTCCCGATTGGGTGGTCGATGAGGAGGTGCCGTACCTGGCTCCTGCTCTAAAAAAGAGCACAACGCCTTCGCCAGTGCCGGTTCCCATGCCCCCGAGTCCAGGTCTAGGAAATCGCACCTGGCTGAGTAGATTGGAGAGCCGAAATGTCAAGATCGCCGAGGTTACCTTCAATAAGTCGGCCACCAACGATAAGGAACTAAAGGTTACAAAGGGAGAGTATTTGGAGGTAAGTACCTAATAATAATCGAAAGGGGTTTTAATGTCAGTTCTTATCATTCAGATCTTTTAGCCAAATTTATCCCAATTTCAAGTTCCTTTAATTAAGATTTGCACAACATTTAAAACGACTTGCTTTTTTAATCGTTCGCTGACGTATGAATGTATGTAAGAGGCAATTATTTTGGGTTACAATACagttttgtaaatatatagGAATGTCCACGTGTGAGAACTGAATGATTTGAAATCTTATAAGGCACAGGTCttttacttttatattaatcttttgttttggaaTGTTACTGATATAAAAAAGCTTTAGATAAGTATTGGTTGTGAAGATATGAAAATTCATTGCCGGTAATATATATGattcaataattttaaattcagGCATTTGAGATGTCTTACCAATGAGAGGTCAGTAACACTATATCAATACAAAAACTTTGaatgcaattactaaacattgattatatttttaactttATACCATGTTTACTATACATGGTACCAATCTTATCGATTCCCCAATTACGCGATCTTACCTTCATATCACCATGATAACAGACCTTATAATAACTATCATATAAATCGTCTGATTCCAAGATTATCGATGACTCCCGCAACTGGTGGAAGGCCCGTAACTCGTACGGAAACATTGGCTACGTGCCGCACACAGTGCTCACGCCGTACAACTTTGAGCCCGGAGTAAATGGCCGGGACACGGAGTCGCTGGCCTCAATGGCTTTGACGGAGAACGGCGGCGAGGAGGCCATTCCTCCTCCGCTGTACCGCAACACAATGGCCATGTATACCGCTCCCGTGGAGCAGCCGGCGGCCAATGGCAAGGCCATGCAGCGCACCTTCTCGATGCCCAACGTGCCCGTTCCACCACCGATGCCTCCACCGAGCGATAGCCAAACGCCCACGCCCAGTGGCACACTCAAACGCAACATGGCGGCGGCAGGAGCACTAGCAGGTGGGTACActagtaaattaaaaaaaataatacaatataataatgatatttgtatttatctCATTCGCTTACCAGCCATGCGGGCCCGCAATGATTGCGAGGCAGATGATCAGCTCTACTACATGCAGGGCGACGTGCATGATGAACTGCGTctactgcagcagcagcgagaGAGGCGCAAGGACCTCGAGATCCTTAAGACGCCGGAAATCTTCATCACCCAGAATTCAAAGCCAAGCGAGGTGGAGGAGTGGCTGCGGGGCAAGGGATTCTCGGACATCATTATCAAACGATTGCACACGCTATCCGGCGAGGAGATCTTCGCCCTATCACCGCACACCATCGAAAGTTACTTTGGCCGGCGGGAGAGTCGCCGCCTCATTTCCCAGATCGTGCTGCAAAAGAATTTCTGCGAGGTGAGTTCTTGGACATATCCTCACCTTATCTAATCTAATCGAATCCATTCCAATATCCAATTTTGCAGTACAAAACCATTCGATCATCGGAGCTTTCTGCCAAACTGGCACGTGCTCGCCAAAAGGCCGATCAGTCCAATGGCAATCCCAACGAGGTCTTCTAAGACTCCCAGTATCCCGAGTTTTTTAGCCGGAGACCAGAGAGACAAAAATGCTTCAGATgccattaatttatttatgtgtaataaTCCTTCATTTATGTTAAACAGTGTTCATAcgtatattaaaaaaaaaaaaagacaaaaatgGGTTTGATTTATATGCATTTAGTGTTAACATCTCGAATTGATTATAAATGTAATATAGATACTTTAtttaaacacaaatatttatgaagtGAAGAAATCATATGATTTCCTGTTTAGAAACTTAACTTCCCTAAACTCAAAAGTGGTATGGCATGATTAATTAGGCAAGAATATGTTTATCATTACAGGAAACTTTGAGAACTGGTTATGGAACAGTCCTAATGAAACGCTTATTGGTTAACCCAGATACCTTATATGTCGAACTCCAGTTCGAATTGCAGACTTCAATCAAAAGACTTACGAAATAGCCGAAATGAATTGGTTTTTTCAATAAACACGATGTTCAATGTTATGAAGAAGTAATAGACGTCGATTAAGAGTAATAAGTGATAATCTTCATAAATTCTGCTTCGTGAGTGCATCCTAAAAGTCAAGTAAGTGGGCGTTTCAAACCGGTAGGGGCGTGGCGTGTTATTTACCTTTTTTGTGAACACATTGCGGGGGAAATAAGTATTTGAAAATGTAAGTCACGCGTCTGTTCACCAGACAAATCGGATTTGTGAAGTCACATGTTTCAAGGCTCCAACCGGTCTCTTGTTAGCCTGGTTATTTGGCTAAACATATGTAGCTTCACGTGTACTTACTGTCTAAAACATTAGAAATACAACATTTGTtcgatacagatacagaaacAGTTTCggaattttgatttttcgagTTTGTCCAGTTACAAGCGATGACCAATTGTTTCGCTTTCTGCGGCGGTTTTGCCAATTAGAACGAATTAATTTTGCAATTACGCGAAACGCACAAAACAGGTCCATGGGTTATTTGGGTTTAAGAGTCGATCAAATTGAATCAATTAGACAcaaatcaatttatttgcaacgaacaaacaaaaagcaaacaagTTATGACCGATACCTGATTTTTGTCAACCTTTATTACGGATAGGACTTTTAATCGATCTGTAATACATTTGACAGATCCAATTGTGTGTGAATGTGACGTATGTAATGATAGGCTTTTTTGCTTAGCCATGTTTAACTCTTTCCATGCAACTTTGTCGACTGCACATTTTACGGCCAGGTAATGCTGACAGATAATTACAAACTGTTTGGAGATTTGGTAATACGATTGATTTAGACAGCGGCAAACATTCCGGGCCAGAAATACTTTAAACGCTTTTCTTGTTTGCTATTAGGTGCTCTCATACCAATATGTGCCTGATTTTGAAGTCAAATAGCATTCCAAACTTTAAATCGCAAGAAGATATAAAAGAAGCCTTTGAATTGTGTcgtcaaaattgtttataaaaattttaaaatacttcTTTTTGCCAACTACAGCGTATGCATTTCTTAATTCCCACACGAATATTGGGGTACCTTTTAATGCCAAGTAGTGTCCGCAATTATGTGCATTAAGCTCTAGGTCGGCccaaatgtttaattaatgaaaCAATTAGCCGTAACGACGGTCACGCAGAGCCGGTGACACACAACATAAAACCAAGATGTGgattttgaaacattttcgaAAGAAAAGCTTTCTAGGTCATGCCAGCTGCGGTGTGCCCACATTACATAGGTGGGCACTCAGAAAGGTCAGCGGGTCGCCGATGGCCGATCTACTCCGGAGAGCAATAAAGACCAATAGCAAATAGCATTAGGCACACTTTACACTTGGCTAAGATAAGCAGTATCCTGGCCAAAAGCGACAAGTGTCCGAACATAAATTACATAAAGCATAAACGCAGCGACGTTTTCAATAGCGCCATTAAATTGgagcagagaaaaaaaatagcaGCCGGGGGAGCCTTTGATTTACACACTCGCTCAGATGCAAGTACAGTGCAACCGGTAGCCTGGCCTGCTCTTACCAACACAACTCTCCGCGGATATGCGGCTCAGAAACGTTAACGTTAAAGCTAACGCTAACGCTAGCGCTAACATTGGCGCATGCGCCGCGGCGCAGTGGATTCGATATAAAAGGCCCAAATTCAGCGGCAGCGCAGTTAGTTCGCCTTGGGCCTTGCCACAGTTAACCAAACGATCCCGAAACCGTAGCATTCAAGTGGAGCCGCCAGTTAATCGTCGACGGATTAGCACTAAGCCCTCGATTTTTGTGGGCAGGTGCAAACCCAATTAAACGGTGAACTGCAGTTTTCACGTCAATAGCAGTCGCGAAAACCAACATAATTCGCAGCAATTTGCTCACCTCAGCGTGGAATTCGCGATTGCGCACTCCAAATTGGTGGATTGTAAAAATACGGTGTTTGAGTATCGCGAGGGAATATTCCTCCGCTGATCCCCCCTTCACCAAATCCATTGGCAATAAAAGTGAAAGAACTACATTGTATTCGCAAACAAACTGTTGATCAATCGTCTGGAGAAAGGATATTCGCTTCAAGCTATCGTAAGTACAAAAAGTGCGGTAATGCAACTTAATAGCCGCGAAAATACATGGCTATTACACAAAAACGTTTAAAAACAGTGAACATGAACATAACTAGACCACAAAAGTGCGTATCATCGATATTAAATTTCTAGGAATACCTTCACGTGTTtagatttaaaaaattaagtgTTAAACGAGATATCaccccaaaatttaattgtttaaagtTTATCGGTTATTTGCAAGTacacaatttttttgttttggaaaGCTGTTCACTTTTATTAGCTGAAATACTTGTTCGACTTTTTGTGTTCAATAATACCAATAAAAACAGCAAGAAATAAACCAGatttttcaaatcaaattttaatgatttaatcTACATTTTAAAAACCGCAATCAGCACAgccaat harbors:
- the CG8907 gene encoding uncharacterized protein, isoform B, producing the protein MVKAGNRTLKYFRPISVKYGMPQNGYENGVPGGNQANGHYDEVKPTYALEHLATFKLKNEAEVKQPKEKMKLLVELEKTGGIWPHKMFMSFNGQWLVMLDSDMKEIENFPGSLITEPTAFISDHPQESFNNILIFSVPGISLGNTEMHIFQVADVSSVLLVEDLKTLSKGTPVTVDRNKTPILLPKPERPQNQQAKDQYGIAAAVAGIAAEKNAIDKEQTERDVQVINHCFEDIERFMARLHYAAEALNELKLRKEQHNPHGEGLLVLRSRPPIESEFHDILAKAKLALIYSVRLQNQFTKPADPVHNVFISLKSIVTVCNDIYVDAGLPQAVLNPLLRRETIAFLNGTLDSNEMQLWQSLGPNWTVPKDQFKDHKSSYHPIFYDDWSPDWVVDEEVPYLAPALKKSTTPSPVPVPMPPSPGLGNRTWLSRLESRNVKIAEVTFNKSATNDKELKVTKGEYLEIIDDSRNWWKARNSYGNIGYVPHTVLTPYNFEPGVNGRDTESLASMALTENGGEEAIPPPLYRNTMAMYTAPVEQPAANGKAMQRTFSMPNVPVPPPMPPPSDSQTPTPSGTLKRNMAAAGALAAMRARNDCEADDQLYYMQGDVHDELRLLQQQRERRKDLEILKTPEIFITQNSKPSEVEEWLRGKGFSDIIIKRLHTLSGEEIFALSPHTIESYFGRRESRRLISQIVLQKNFCEYKTIRSSELSAKLARARQKADQSNGNPNEVF
- the CG8907 gene encoding uncharacterized protein, isoform A → MPQNGYENGVPGGNQANGHYDEVKPTYALEHLATFKLKNEAEVKQPKEKMKLLVELEKTGGIWPHKMFMSFNGQWLVMLDSDMKEIENFPGSLITEPTAFISDHPQESFNNILIFSVPGISLGNTEMHIFQVADVSSVLLVEDLKTLSKGTPVTVDRNKTPILLPKPERPQNQQAKDQYGIAAAVAGIAAEKNAIDKEQTERDVQVINHCFEDIERFMARLHYAAEALNELKLRKEQHNPHGEGLLVLRSRPPIESEFHDILAKAKLALIYSVRLQNQFTKPADPVHNVFISLKSIVTVCNDIYVDAGLPQAVLNPLLRRETIAFLNGTLDSNEMQLWQSLGPNWTVPKDQFKDHKSSYHPIFYDDWSPDWVVDEEVPYLAPALKKSTTPSPVPVPMPPSPGLGNRTWLSRLESRNVKIAEVTFNKSATNDKELKVTKGEYLEIIDDSRNWWKARNSYGNIGYVPHTVLTPYNFEPGVNGRDTESLASMALTENGGEEAIPPPLYRNTMAMYTAPVEQPAANGKAMQRTFSMPNVPVPPPMPPPSDSQTPTPSGTLKRNMAAAGALAAMRARNDCEADDQLYYMQGDVHDELRLLQQQRERRKDLEILKTPEIFITQNSKPSEVEEWLRGKGFSDIIIKRLHTLSGEEIFALSPHTIESYFGRRESRRLISQIVLQKNFCEYKTIRSSELSAKLARARQKADQSNGNPNEVF